The Chitinophaga lutea genome contains the following window.
GAGCAGGCGGTAGAGCACGTCTTTGCGGGTAGTTTTGGCCACCTTGCGCAGGTCGCAGGCGAACACCACTTTCCTGATGGGGCGGAAGGCAGCCTCCGTAGGCACCACGATCACGGGGTAGCTGGAGTTTTTCACCACGTCCACCGTATTGGAGCCCACCAGGATCTCTTCCAGCTGGCTGCCGCCGGTGATGCCCATCACGATAATATCCGCATGCTCATCCCGGCACACCTGGTCGATATTAGCCGCCAGCAAATGATTGTCCGCCCTGAAATCCACCGTGATGCCGGCCGGCACTACAGGCGCCAGTTCCGCCTTCATATGCTGCAAACCTTCGATACTGGAGGCTTTCAGGTCTTCCATATTGACCATCGGCACGGCGGTAGGCAGGTCGGGGATCGGCACGATCAGCTCGTAGGCATGATATAATAAAATGCGCGTGGCGCCGGTTTGCTGCGCCAGGCCCAACGCATAGCGGGCCGCGTTATAGGCGGTTTCGGAAAAATCAGTTGGAACAATGATGGTTTTCATGCCGGGGAGATTTTCTATAAAGTTACACAATAACCACACCAATCGCTGATGTAAAGTCATAAATAAATTATAAAAGATAGATATATAGAAGGCTCGCCGTACTCGTGTAGACAAATCTCCACAAATCCGTTATTTTTGCACTCCTTTGAAGGCGGGCGGGGCTGATTCCGCACGCCGTAGATCAGCAACAAAAATGAGCGTAAACACCCAACAACAACTCTCCGAACAGGAAATTATCCGCCGGGAAAAATTGCAGGAACTGCAAAACCTGGGCATCGACCCGTACCCGGCGCCGGAATATCCCGTAAACGCATACTCTACGGACATCAAAGCCGGTTATTCCGAAGCGACGAAAGACCAGTACCAGGACGTATGCCTGGCAGGCCGCATCATGCAGACCCGCGACATGGGCAAGGCGAACTTCGCCGTACTGCAGGACAGCAAGGGCCGCATCCAGCTGTACATCAAACGCGACGATATTTGTCCGGGCGAAGACAAAAGCCTGTACGACACCGTCTGGAAGAAACTCACCGACATCGGTGACTTCATCGGGGTGAAGGGATATGTG
Protein-coding sequences here:
- a CDS encoding universal stress protein → MKTIIVPTDFSETAYNAARYALGLAQQTGATRILLYHAYELIVPIPDLPTAVPMVNMEDLKASSIEGLQHMKAELAPVVPAGITVDFRADNHLLAANIDQVCRDEHADIIVMGITGGSQLEEILVGSNTVDVVKNSSYPVIVVPTEAAFRPIRKVVFACDLRKVAKTTRKDVLYRLLDEFKPELLVLNVQKEGKEHLHPEENQELDNMLHNYNPQYHFIDHPNVVEGITGFADQQSADLLLIIPKKHGLFDSIFKRSHTSRIAFNTHVPLLSIHE